A single genomic interval of Syntrophaceae bacterium harbors:
- a CDS encoding alpha-2-macroglobulin: protein MRPSVPLRGLASFSLLTWILLATLSAPAALGAAEGARIEMFAPQGTVKEIRQVTARFSEPMVSFGDPQLADPFDVRCAEKGSGRWIDARTWSYDFERNLPGGIACRFTLKPGLKTLAGTPVPETAAFSFSTGGPSVIQSRPYEGDTAIDERQVFVLTLDAQPVPETIVKNAWFSVAGVSERVGVTLVTGREREQLLKALRVPKDEGTLVALRARQAFPPSAKVRLVWGKGIAALSGVETEEDQVLEFQARPPFRAEFSCPREKKGGGCIPVLPMRMTFSAPAPWSLAKEIVLRDTGGKSWKPKSGDDQSRTHTQFIIFPGPFPEKTAFSVEMPTGMKDDAGRPLANAGRFPLTVKTEGYPPLAKFAARFGILEAATPLLPVTVRNIEAELKNRLLTVEGDAEEIEPETPDPAARAGRRAETALDGQPALTQQVRARVRTVSLTEEQRVIHWLRSVASVTREKSLFEGRTAGKEFNLPVPGGGKAFEVVGIPLEKPGFHVVEIESRILGRHLLARPAPLYVPAAALVTNLAAHFKWGRESSLIWVTALDTGAPVAGAALSVRDCSGKRLWQGKTDERGLALIRGTLPSREKQARCNWPVNYSEHTGMLGGMTTGLFVFARTDRDATFTHSSWEDGIEPWRFQLPTGDWRGPDDVIGHTILDRTLLRAGETVHMKHILRVPTTAGLTLPEDRFRFDEVEIRHGGSGQEYRLPLSWERNGSAATDWKIPEGARLGSYEVSLARKGDRNAPKLVTGSFHVEEFRVPLMKAVVQGPAAPIVQPREVGLDLSVSFFSGGGAGRLPVKLRGEIRPRALVFPGYDEYTFSGERLKEGTRTLSADDGLGPDDEDAPARDRPRRLPTQELRLDETGSARAKFVKLPRIDAPKSLHAELEYRDPNGEVQTAAADIPLAPSGLAVGLKPESWAASADLLRYRVVVLDLAGNPVPDAEVAVDLYQRKTYSHRRRIAGGFYAYENVSEVRRIAVPCKAESGDAGKALCEAGPHCKGRTDASGLLLCEAPSPVSGNVILQAEAKDADGNPAVATFSLWAAGQEDWWFEARNDDRIDVIPEKKRYEPGEKARLQVRMPFREATALVTVEREGIVDAYVQRLSGTNPVVEIPVKRNHAPNAFVSVLAVRGRTAEAAPTATFDPGKPAWKLGIAEIRVGWKEHELAVEVKPDKPVYRVRQEADVLFRVRAASGGKLPEGTELAVAAVDRGLLALRPNGTWKLLEAMMGQRPYEIFTSTAQMMVIGKRHFGLKALPQGGGGGKQITRELFDTLLAWKASVPLDEKGEARLRIPLKDSLTEYRIVAVATGGPDLFGTGQADIRTTQDLQLLAGIPPLAREGDFLKAGVTVRNATERPMNAEARLAVTAGREKTDYETLRVGLSPGEAKEIGWDIRVPAGVDRLDYEISAVERDGKTEDRIRVSQRIVPAVPVRTRQATLVQVRGKADIPVERPASALAGRGGIAVRLQPKIADGLAGVREYMSLYPYGCLEQKISKAVALRDKALWQERMRELPAYLDDEGLLKYFPLMRAGSDVLTAYVMAVAQEAGYEIPPVLRDRMTEGLTGFVEGRIRRTSDLATADLAIRKVAALEALSRYGKAKAALLAPVAIETNLWPTSAVIDWIGLLKRTANIPDRAKKLAAAQQVLRSRLNLQGTVMGFSTERSDGLWWLMVSPDVNAVRALLAVTDLEAWKDDAPRIARGALGRMRQGHWDTTTANAWGTLAFEKFSAAFEKSDVSGKTTAALGPKSSSVSWGAWESPKGGTVRFDWPDGKGTLSLSHEGDGAPWATVQALAAVPLRKPFSSGYRIKKTVTPVEKKVKSFWSRGDVVRVTLEVEAQSDMTWVVLSDPIPAGSAVIAVGLEPGQEKSAGRAQEAYVERAFEACRFYYRFVPKGTWRTGYTLRLNNEGTFQMPPTRAEALYAPEMFGEIPNPVLSVNP, encoded by the coding sequence ATGCGCCCAAGCGTCCCGCTGCGCGGTCTCGCGTCCTTTTCCCTGTTGACCTGGATTCTCCTCGCAACGCTTTCGGCCCCGGCCGCCCTCGGCGCGGCCGAGGGGGCGCGCATCGAGATGTTCGCGCCCCAGGGCACGGTCAAGGAAATCCGCCAGGTGACTGCGCGCTTCTCGGAGCCCATGGTTTCCTTCGGCGACCCGCAGCTGGCAGACCCCTTCGACGTCCGGTGCGCCGAGAAGGGCAGCGGGCGCTGGATCGACGCCCGGACCTGGTCCTACGACTTCGAGAGGAACCTCCCCGGCGGCATCGCCTGCCGATTCACCCTGAAGCCCGGCTTGAAGACGCTGGCCGGAACGCCCGTCCCGGAAACGGCGGCCTTCTCCTTCTCCACGGGCGGGCCCTCCGTCATCCAGTCGCGCCCCTACGAGGGGGACACGGCCATCGACGAGAGGCAGGTTTTCGTGCTCACCCTGGACGCGCAGCCCGTGCCGGAGACGATCGTGAAAAACGCCTGGTTCTCGGTTGCCGGGGTGAGCGAGCGGGTGGGCGTCACGCTCGTCACGGGCAGGGAGCGAGAGCAGCTCCTCAAGGCCCTGCGGGTGCCGAAGGACGAGGGCACGCTGGTGGCCCTCCGCGCAAGACAGGCCTTTCCCCCATCGGCGAAGGTCCGGCTCGTGTGGGGCAAGGGCATCGCCGCCCTCAGCGGGGTGGAGACGGAGGAGGACCAGGTCCTCGAGTTCCAGGCCCGGCCCCCTTTCCGGGCCGAGTTCTCCTGCCCCCGCGAGAAGAAGGGCGGCGGCTGCATCCCCGTGCTGCCCATGCGCATGACGTTCTCGGCACCGGCGCCCTGGAGCCTCGCCAAGGAGATCGTTCTCAGGGACACCGGCGGGAAGAGCTGGAAACCGAAGTCGGGGGACGACCAGAGCCGCACGCACACGCAGTTCATCATCTTTCCCGGGCCCTTCCCGGAAAAGACGGCGTTCTCCGTCGAGATGCCGACGGGCATGAAGGACGACGCGGGGCGCCCCCTGGCCAACGCCGGCCGTTTCCCGCTCACGGTGAAGACGGAGGGGTACCCGCCGCTGGCGAAGTTCGCCGCGCGCTTCGGCATCCTCGAGGCGGCAACCCCCTTGCTGCCCGTGACGGTCCGCAACATCGAGGCGGAGCTGAAAAACCGGCTTCTCACCGTGGAGGGCGACGCCGAGGAGATCGAGCCCGAAACGCCCGACCCCGCAGCCCGTGCGGGGCGTCGCGCGGAGACGGCCCTCGACGGCCAGCCGGCCCTCACCCAGCAGGTCAGGGCCAGGGTCCGGACGGTGAGCCTCACCGAGGAGCAGCGCGTCATCCACTGGCTGCGCAGCGTCGCCTCGGTCACCCGCGAGAAGTCCCTGTTCGAGGGCCGGACGGCGGGCAAGGAATTCAATCTGCCCGTCCCGGGCGGCGGGAAGGCCTTCGAGGTGGTCGGCATCCCGCTCGAAAAACCCGGCTTCCACGTCGTGGAGATCGAGAGCCGCATCCTGGGCCGGCACCTGCTTGCCAGGCCCGCCCCCCTGTACGTCCCGGCGGCGGCCCTCGTGACGAACCTGGCGGCCCACTTCAAGTGGGGCCGCGAGTCATCGCTCATCTGGGTCACGGCCCTCGACACGGGCGCCCCCGTGGCGGGCGCCGCCCTCTCCGTGCGCGACTGCAGCGGGAAGCGTCTCTGGCAGGGAAAGACGGACGAGCGGGGCCTGGCCCTCATCCGGGGCACCCTCCCCTCCCGTGAAAAGCAGGCCCGCTGCAACTGGCCCGTCAACTACAGCGAGCACACGGGCATGCTGGGCGGCATGACGACGGGTCTCTTCGTCTTCGCCCGCACGGACAGGGACGCCACGTTCACCCACTCGAGCTGGGAGGACGGGATCGAGCCCTGGCGGTTCCAGCTGCCCACGGGCGACTGGCGCGGTCCCGACGACGTGATCGGCCACACGATCCTGGACCGCACCCTGCTGCGGGCCGGCGAGACGGTCCACATGAAGCACATCCTGCGGGTGCCCACGACGGCGGGGCTCACCCTGCCCGAGGACCGTTTCCGCTTCGACGAGGTGGAGATCCGCCACGGCGGAAGCGGGCAGGAGTACCGCCTGCCCCTGTCCTGGGAACGCAACGGCAGCGCCGCGACGGACTGGAAGATCCCCGAGGGGGCGCGCCTGGGATCCTACGAGGTGAGCCTCGCCCGAAAGGGGGACAGGAATGCGCCGAAGCTCGTCACGGGCTCCTTCCACGTGGAGGAGTTCCGCGTCCCCCTGATGAAGGCCGTCGTGCAGGGCCCCGCCGCGCCCATCGTGCAGCCGAGGGAGGTCGGCCTCGATCTCTCCGTGTCCTTCTTCTCCGGAGGCGGCGCGGGGAGGCTCCCGGTGAAGCTCCGAGGCGAGATCCGGCCGAGGGCGCTGGTCTTCCCGGGATACGACGAATACACCTTTTCGGGGGAGCGCCTGAAGGAGGGCACCCGGACGCTGTCGGCCGACGACGGGCTGGGTCCCGACGACGAGGACGCCCCCGCCCGCGACCGGCCGCGGCGCCTGCCCACGCAGGAGCTGAGGCTCGACGAGACCGGCTCCGCCCGGGCGAAGTTCGTCAAGCTGCCGAGGATCGACGCGCCGAAGTCCCTCCACGCCGAGCTCGAGTACCGCGACCCCAACGGCGAGGTCCAGACGGCGGCCGCGGACATCCCGCTTGCCCCCTCGGGGCTCGCCGTGGGCCTGAAGCCTGAATCCTGGGCGGCCTCGGCCGATCTGCTCCGCTACCGCGTGGTCGTGCTCGACCTGGCGGGCAACCCCGTGCCCGACGCGGAGGTGGCCGTGGATCTCTACCAGCGCAAGACCTACTCGCACCGGAGGCGGATCGCCGGCGGGTTCTACGCCTACGAGAACGTCTCCGAGGTCCGGCGCATCGCCGTGCCCTGCAAGGCCGAATCCGGCGACGCCGGGAAAGCGCTCTGCGAGGCCGGGCCGCACTGCAAGGGCAGGACGGACGCCTCGGGGCTGCTGCTCTGCGAGGCGCCCTCGCCCGTCTCGGGCAATGTCATCCTGCAGGCCGAGGCGAAGGACGCCGACGGCAACCCCGCCGTTGCGACCTTCAGCCTCTGGGCGGCGGGACAGGAGGACTGGTGGTTCGAGGCGCGCAACGACGACCGCATCGACGTGATCCCCGAAAAGAAGCGCTACGAGCCCGGCGAGAAGGCCCGCCTGCAGGTCCGGATGCCCTTCCGCGAGGCGACGGCCCTGGTCACCGTGGAGCGCGAGGGGATCGTGGACGCTTACGTGCAGAGGCTCTCGGGCACGAACCCCGTCGTGGAGATCCCCGTGAAGAGAAACCACGCGCCCAACGCCTTCGTCTCGGTCCTCGCCGTCCGGGGGCGCACGGCCGAGGCCGCGCCGACGGCGACCTTCGACCCCGGCAAGCCCGCCTGGAAGCTCGGCATCGCCGAGATCCGCGTGGGCTGGAAGGAACACGAGCTGGCCGTGGAGGTCAAGCCCGACAAGCCGGTCTACCGGGTGCGCCAGGAGGCGGACGTGCTCTTCCGGGTCCGCGCGGCCTCCGGGGGGAAGCTGCCGGAGGGGACGGAGCTGGCCGTGGCCGCCGTGGACCGGGGCCTACTCGCCCTGCGGCCCAACGGCACCTGGAAGCTCCTGGAGGCAATGATGGGCCAGCGTCCCTACGAGATCTTCACCTCGACGGCGCAGATGATGGTGATCGGCAAGCGGCACTTCGGCCTCAAGGCCCTGCCCCAGGGGGGAGGCGGCGGCAAGCAGATCACCCGCGAGCTCTTCGACACGCTGCTCGCCTGGAAGGCCTCCGTGCCGCTCGACGAGAAGGGCGAGGCGCGCCTGAGGATCCCCCTGAAGGACAGCCTCACGGAGTACCGGATCGTCGCCGTCGCGACGGGAGGGCCGGACCTCTTCGGCACGGGGCAGGCCGACATCCGCACGACGCAGGACCTGCAGCTGCTGGCGGGCATCCCGCCGCTGGCCCGCGAGGGCGACTTCCTGAAGGCCGGCGTCACGGTCCGCAACGCGACCGAGAGGCCCATGAACGCCGAGGCGCGGCTCGCCGTCACGGCCGGCCGGGAGAAAACCGACTACGAAACGCTTCGCGTGGGCCTCTCGCCGGGCGAGGCGAAGGAGATCGGCTGGGACATCCGGGTGCCCGCCGGCGTCGACAGGCTCGACTACGAGATCTCCGCCGTCGAGCGCGACGGCAAGACCGAGGACCGCATCCGGGTCTCTCAGCGAATCGTCCCCGCCGTCCCCGTGCGCACCCGGCAGGCTACACTCGTGCAGGTGCGCGGCAAGGCCGACATCCCCGTGGAGCGGCCGGCCAGCGCCCTCGCCGGCAGGGGCGGCATCGCGGTGCGGCTCCAGCCGAAGATCGCGGACGGCCTCGCGGGCGTGCGCGAGTACATGTCGCTCTACCCCTACGGCTGCCTCGAGCAGAAGATCTCGAAGGCCGTGGCCCTGCGGGACAAAGCCCTCTGGCAGGAGCGGATGCGCGAGCTTCCGGCCTACCTCGACGACGAGGGGCTGCTGAAGTATTTCCCGCTGATGCGGGCCGGGAGCGACGTGCTGACGGCCTACGTGATGGCCGTTGCCCAAGAGGCGGGCTACGAGATCCCCCCCGTGCTTCGGGACCGGATGACCGAGGGGCTCACGGGCTTCGTGGAGGGGCGCATCCGGCGCACGAGCGACCTCGCCACGGCGGACCTCGCCATCCGCAAGGTAGCCGCCCTCGAGGCCCTGTCGCGCTACGGGAAGGCCAAAGCCGCCCTGCTCGCCCCCGTGGCCATCGAGACCAATCTCTGGCCCACCTCGGCCGTGATCGACTGGATCGGCTTGCTCAAGCGCACGGCCAACATCCCCGATCGGGCCAAGAAGCTCGCCGCGGCACAGCAGGTCCTGCGCTCCCGGCTCAACCTGCAGGGCACGGTGATGGGCTTCTCCACCGAGCGGTCCGACGGCCTGTGGTGGCTGATGGTCTCGCCCGACGTCAACGCCGTGCGCGCGCTGCTGGCCGTGACCGACCTCGAGGCCTGGAAGGACGACGCCCCGCGCATCGCCAGGGGGGCCCTGGGCCGCATGCGGCAGGGGCACTGGGACACGACAACGGCGAATGCCTGGGGGACGCTCGCCTTCGAGAAGTTCTCGGCGGCCTTCGAAAAGTCCGACGTGTCGGGTAAAACGACGGCCGCGCTGGGGCCGAAATCCTCGTCGGTGAGCTGGGGCGCCTGGGAGTCGCCGAAGGGGGGGACGGTCCGGTTCGACTGGCCCGACGGGAAGGGAACCCTCTCCCTGAGCCACGAGGGGGACGGCGCCCCCTGGGCGACGGTGCAGGCCCTGGCGGCCGTGCCTCTCCGGAAGCCCTTCTCGAGCGGCTACCGGATCAAGAAAACGGTCACGCCCGTGGAAAAGAAGGTGAAGAGCTTCTGGAGCCGCGGCGACGTGGTGCGGGTCACGCTCGAGGTGGAGGCCCAGTCGGACATGACCTGGGTCGTTTTGAGCGACCCCATCCCGGCGGGCTCGGCCGTCATCGCCGTCGGCCTCGAGCCCGGCCAGGAGAAAAGCGCGGGCCGCGCACAGGAGGCCTACGTCGAGCGCGCCTTCGAGGCCTGCCGGTTCTACTACCGCTTTGTCCCGAAGGGGACCTGGCGGACGGGCTACACGCTGCGCCTCAACAACGAGGGCACCTTCCAGATGCCGCCCACGCGGGCCGAGGCGCTCTACGCGCCAGAGATGTTCGGCGAGATTCCGAACCCTGTGCTGTCGGTGAACCCGTGA